The Anomaloglossus baeobatrachus isolate aAnoBae1 chromosome 4, aAnoBae1.hap1, whole genome shotgun sequence genome contains the following window.
cgaaaagctggatgtgtgaaactagcctaatcgtTCTCTGTGCTATAGTCATTGTTGTTTTCTAaagatgatcatcacgttttgggcaaaataaaggtttaatgttgataaactttggatcttttgtaaaacactgttctagtggcatggtgtaccttaaggtactgtcacacataacgagatcgctagcgagatcgcagctgagtcacggtttctgtgacgcagtagcgattccgttagcgatcttgttatgtgtgacacctaccagcgatcaggcccctgctgcgagatctctagtcattgcagaatggtccaggccattttcttcaaaggcgatgtcctactgggcaggacacatcgctgtgtttgacgctgtgtgacagggtcatagtgactgctgagatcgttatacaggtcgctactgtgacctgtattgttcctgcatcgctggtaaggtctcactgtgtgacatctcacctgcgacctcccagcgacttacctgcgatccctatcaggtcgcatcgttttcgggatcgctggtaagtcgttgtgtgtgactgggcctttacaaagAAAATCTACAAATGTTGATCAAtgcagattacattatttctgaaaaaaagcaagtgatcatgcaTTGTTCTCtgatttgatctccagtgtaggtcACTCTTGGGGGTTTACCCATGGCTCCTGGTTATCAGAGGCTCGCATCTGCGTCTCATCTGTACGCTTTGGTAACCTCTTTCTATGTGGAATGCCTCATCATGGGAAATGAAACTTTTTACCATCTCTCATGAGGCACAATAACTTTAGACTTTGGTTTTCGCTCTCATTTCTGGTTGACCTGTACTGGTACAAGTTTGGTAATGTGCCTCATTAGTGATCCTCTGGCCACAGTGATTTAGGAGCCTACTGCCACTGTGCCGGCGCTGGCGGACTGTGATATGCCGGTCTATGGAGGCTGGAGGATTGGCGCACTAGTCTGTAGCAGCAGTATAAATAGCCCTTTCATAGAGGTAGGATTTCCCTAAATTGAGGCTTTGTGATGCTGCTGTAGGTCAGCCTGCAATATGACACCAGATGCAATAAAAGGAAGGAATCAGCTGTGAGAACAAAGCAGGGCATGAGGCTGGAGCCAGTGCCAGGCTGGAGGTGGGCACAGCAGAGGTAGGGGCACACTATGCGGCTCTGACAGCGGGCAGGATGGGCAGGAACCAGGGCGGCTGGAGGCGGCAGGTGGTGAGAGCCCGGGTGAAGGCTCCCGCAGTGGCCAGCTCCCAGCCCCTGCCGCTATGGATGAGGCTGTATTTCTATGGCATGCACGGCCTGACCCTGGATGTGCTGAGCTCCTGCATCCGCCGCTTCCCTCACCGCCAGGACTACCAGCTGCTGGGCTTCTCCTCGCCATACCGCTGCCTGCTGCATGCCCTCGCCCACCTGGCCCTGGAGAAGATCTACCTGCAGCGGAAGAGCTTCCCGGACAATGCCCTGGCATTCCACTTCGTCTTCTACCCCTCCGTGTTCGTGGGCCTGCAGATCCTGCTCCGGAGGACACTGCTGCAGTGCTGCCCCCAGGAGCGGGCACTGAGCGCggcacagctggggctgcagtaTGCCCTGGCCATCTACTTCTCCCAGGtgttcctccggagcttcctgaggctGCAGTACTGGGAGGGGCAGGGAGGAGAGTGGGGCGCTGCTGCCCACCGGCTGCCCCTCGCCCTGCGCTTCCTATTCTTCGGCATGCATGGCTTCATGGATGAAGTCTTCTTCACGTCCGCCTTCAACCTGCTGGAGAAGCCGGGCTGCCCTGTGAGCGGGCACACGTCCCTGTGGTCCTTCTTCATGTATGGCAGCTGCAGCCTGATAGTGGAGAAGCTCTTCTTCTACCTGTGCTATGGCCGAGGCTGGGGGGCATGGAGAAGACTGCCTGTCTACATCCTCTTCGTCTACACCTGGGAGTTCTCCTGGGGTCTGGGGCTCCGCACGTGCAATGCTTGTTCCTGGGACTATTCTCACTACCCTCTGAACTTCATGGGCCTGGTGACCCTGATGTACTTACCAGGGTGGATATTCCTTAGCTTCTACCAGGACCTGCTGTCCAAGGTGCTGCTTAGAATCCGCTATGTATGACACTGGAGACTTGTGCAAGCCCTGGAGAACATCTTCTCACTGCTCCTGTTTACAAATCTACTTTCATGGACTTTCTAGGAGACATAGTAGAAGGATATTGAACTATTCCTATAGGATATTAAACCTACTCAAGAAACTTAGTAGGGAGTACAAGGAGCTGTTTTTAATTCTTAAGTGTTGTAAGTAGAAGACCATGGTACCTCCTATCAGATAGGCCAATCCAGTTTACAATTTACAAGCTTTGTGATCTACCAGTTCATATTTTCTTACTCTAGAAACCATAAAAACTACTTTATACCGAATTTTGGACATCTCTCCTTTTCAATGAATAATGGGCGAGTTCCTAAGGTTGTTATTCTGCTGTTCTCCGTTATAATGGGGTATAAATGGGTAAGGCGGCTCTTAGCGCATTCAAGTTAGATACCTTTTGCATCAAATCCTTAAAGGGAGCCTATCATGTCGTTTTCaatattaaactgcccccaatgtttTACATAATGCAATATGTATCACTACAaaggtttaaaagaaaaaaaattccatgtaTTTCTCTTAATAAAAAAGTTTATATACTTAGGTGAAGCAGTTAATATCTTAgggttcagtcataggggcggcacttttgctggttcagtcactgtcactcaagtgcaGCCATGATTCTTTTTTGGACTTGGTATCGCCCCCTGCATTGTAATTTACACCACAGGTCTTTCAAAAATACTTCTAAGCGCCACCCATAACTGTCCCATGATATGATATGCCTGAATCCGAAGGTATTAACTGCATTCTCCTAAGCATATAAACGCTTTTATCAACCTTTTCACCCCCGggccattttccgtttttgttttttgctccgctTCTTCTGAGGtacgtatcttttttatttttccatcaatcttgccgtgtgagggcttgtttttttgcgggacaagttgttcttttaaatgaaaccatgaattttaccatatagtgcactggaaaatggcaaaaaaattccaagtgcggaaaaattgccccaaaagtgCAATTAAACgatagtttttggggtattttattcacggtgttcactgtatgataaaactgatgtgtcggtgtgatacctcaagttggtacaagtttgtagataccaaacatgtataagtttacttttatctaaggggttaaaaaaaattcagaagtttggccAAAAAatgtggcacactttttgcaccattctccacgacctgtagcattctcatttattgggatctggggctcggtgatggcttattttttgcgtctcaatctgacatttttaacggcaccatttttgggcagatgctacattttgacgcctgttatagcattttgcgcaaaatttgcagccatcagaaaaatgtaattttggcgtttggaatttttgtgcagctacgccatttaccaatcagattaattgattatatattttcatagatcaggtaTTTCTGGACTCgttaataccaaatgtgtgtaaattttttaatttttttaaccatttaattttcaatggggcgaatgggggggaggtgatttgaacttttattttttaaacttttttttacatttttcatttattttactagtccccctaggggactataaggatcagcagtctgataacTCATTCATTTCTTTTGatgagagctgcacagctctgatcagcagaaatgctgcatttcTGTTACAGCCGCCACTCTGTCGGCTCGcacaggaaatatgtcatgatagcaacaggagtcatcaaatgacccatcgctaccatggcaaccattggttcTCTGTGATAGCGTCACAGGTTCTCTGGCGGTGGCGCGGGAAGGTGGTTTCCCCGCCGCGGCCatgttgcgctgtcacattttgacagcatgatctaagatgttaacaggcactggtggatcgtggatccaccagcgcctgttaaccgcacatgtctgctgttcaaatcaacagacatgtgcaAGGATCACCTCTGGCTCATCGCAggatttaggacgtaccggtaattcctcggtcgtgaaagggttaagataaatgcatggattttttattttaaaccaTGTAAATGATGCACATTGCGTCATGCAAAACACATTGGGGGAAGTTCAATATCAAACAacgatatgacaggttccctttaaagggaacctgtcaggtacaataatgCTATTAATCTAaagatattgggttaatctgccAGCTAATAGTGTTCTGGAGGTGCCTAGTCACTTCCAGGGTCAGGGTTGGGGCATGGTTCCTCCcagtgctgttagcggtgactatAAGGCTGTGTTCCCACAATTGCATTTTTGGCGCTACGTATTTTCACTGCTGCAAAAACGCAGCATAGTACAGtagaagcaaagtggatgggacatATAGAAATGTCATATCCTCTGTTCTTCTTTTTTCCATTGTGTAAACTGTCCTGCAGGGTGTGTTTCCAAGCTGCACTGTAGCACCCATGATATGGAGTACTCGGTTGCGGGCAGTGTACGtctggggaatgtcacagtggtggccgtcacccggttccgtgccctgggccctctttgtaatggggatatttacagggggttgtttAATAGAGTttatacgtgacaccacttgcagtgTGGCGGCTAAGTgtgtggagccgctgctgcagaatgtctctactggggctcgtggtattggcagctagtatggtagtccctccgcaagttgggttttgccccagcgggtgtatggtgcagtgggcttcGGAAGAAGGgtgtccacacaggtgttcagtgcaactggtttactcactttcttgagatggtaactgggggcccgaggccggctggtttcgcctccaggttccctttgtcccagtgccagtccggtttctttggtaccttcttcccctgcacctgtctctggtaagtgggtccccgtggtatggaacactgggggtccccgttctgtggtttgtccacttctgtctgcctgatggtagcgtgaaaccTGTGGGATTGGAGTctgtggtcctgtccccagttctcccgttgctacagagtcttcagattctttagggtcagcaagatccttgatggtcccctttgctgtgcaggtgttaacaggtcggcctgaagctctttcctgtcctagggtcctatacctcattggtgcgtagttccgggagtactccaccggcaaccacttctcctgggtaccaggtcaccgttaacctgagtcaggacgtcTCCTCTGTCAACTCTCTCTCCTAGACTACTACTGACCTTttctctgtccacagtctgcccttcccacctggtcaactagtggactagattggctccacctctaggcggccatccattggttccaccttagctgggtaccattgtatgggggattgttggggaaaactgggattacctgggtttttgttggtaccggcactcgggttctgggtccctaagggggtaggccctgcatccttgtggggatgcagaaccttgtagcaccctgatggtttcaggggcgctacaacagcATGTCAGTTTCTCTTGCGGGCATGCTGAGCCTTAGGCGAGGAATTTCGCCATAGATGTACATTAGTTGCGGAAATTCCACAGGTGAAAAAACGCATTTTTAGTGTGTTTACATTGCGTTaacacatcaaaaacacatgtaataTGCATTTAATACcaagaagtttaaaaaaaacaaagcagctttattgaaAGCATGACACACCAGAGTAAATAAAAACGCATCGACAAAAACGTAATTAAAAAAACTCCAGTAAATTAGGGTGCAGAAGTTCTGAAgagtcaaaaactcaacaaacccTGATGGGGGAAATGTAGTAGAAAGTTATGTTCCCACGCTCAGTATTTGTTGTGTGTTTGATGCAACAGTatttctgcaccttagtttacattttttcattgtgtttttttaACATGTAATCAAAGGACATATGCTTCAGCGCTCCGTGGTAATTATGTCTTTTGATtactgttaggcccgtttcacacgtcagtgaaaaacactgatgttcttcactgacgtgtaaaacacgcacatgtccctgcgtgttccgtgattcacggcacacgtgggttgtccatgtgcaatccgtgatccgtgattgcatatggacattactcacctgccttcactgctgctgtccatggtgctgaagtctctggctctgcagcgtccgcccaccgctctcagcacctacttcctgatagggttttcctgctctcatgaatattcatgagccaggcaggagctgccgagagcggaggctccagagcgaatcgcaggcaaggtaagttgaaaatatttaatatgtccgtgattttctggtacgtgtttcactgatcacacacggatcacaccatagtgtggtccgtgggtcatcagtgataccagaaaaaaactgacttgtctccgtgcagaatcacggccacgcatgcacgctgcacggagacacgttcagtgaaaaatcactaatgtgtgagcagacccattgattagaatgggtctgcgtatgtcagtcattctggtacgttttaaaaaaagcacaaatgtaccagaatcactgacgtgtgaagggggccttacactccTGATATAATTTCACGCGGATTATATCTTCTACATGCTGCTCCATTTGGTGTTTGTTTACTAGATTGTTGTTTTATTCAGATATCAAAGGTCATTTATTTGGTTTTTTAAGCGCAGGTGTGCAATTTAGCTTTTTTTTAACGTGTTTTTATGATGCAGCGTTTTTTGCCTCTGGTGTGTAATGTTCTAGATAAATCTGCTTTATTAAAAAGcttcctggtattgacattcttaggtgcGGATGACATGCATTTTTGTTGCCTTTGCGCTGCAGAAATCCACTAAGAACGCATTTTCGTTTTTCACCTGTGCACTTTCCGCATCTAATGCAGGTGTATGGGGAAAATCCGCACACAAAAATCAAGGTACTCAcaaaagaaattgacatgctgcaacttGGAAATGCACGGCAGGTTAGTTTACATAGAGAAAAAAAGAATCATAGAGGACATGATGTTTCGATAATCcaattcactttgctggtactgtaaaacactGTAAAATATGCAGGGCCTAACTCATCGTGGGCATATACCCTAATTGCTTCAGGCTtgcctgcatgactgaaagccaaCAGTTCTCAGGAAAAATAAAGTACATTTTCTCCTTGGTACCGAACTTTCAGTTTTGCGGTTAATCTGTTAATCTGCAAATTAGCACTGTATTTACAGGTTAATAGCGCTGTCCCTTTAAGCTCAGATCAATTTTACAGATTAGAATATTGGTTTGAGTTAAGGTCAGACACTCCTCAGATCTGCACTGAATGGTCTGTAATGTTCTGTGGACAGAGACTGACAGTATTCTTGGCTGGCTGAGTCCTGCGTACACTGgccatgtgctgccgagaatggtGATCTTTTCTGCAAACCATAAGTATTTTGATTTTCGGGTGATTAGTAGTCTGTTATCACGATTTTCAGGAAACCTATGTCCCTAGGAACATTTGTTCACAATAATCGTGCAATCTAAATAGGCCTTTAGCCAATTACACTAAAAGATATTCTCTTCTTTCTCATATGTAGTAATTGTCCTATGTAAAACCCAAACTTTCCTATTCTTTATAATGGAGTAGTTTGTCAGCTATCGGTTTACCTGCTACAATCTTTGTGCTCAGCAGACAGCTATTTAAGCACATCGGATTCATTTCAAGACTGATATTAATCCGATCAGAAGGGCATTTACACACATCAATTTTGACGTGATTGGACTTAAATTGGTCAGATATTTACACGTGTAAATGCACCCTGGCCATACATAATAGATGGTTGTTGCCCGTAAAATGCTTTGAATAATCGTTCAGCTGATAGACATCTGAGTCGACTCGTTCAGTCAAGCCTCCCTGTGCTTCTGTATGAGGAAGCCGCCGGTAAACACGTCAGCCTGTGGATTACCTCCGAAAGAACAAGCACGTAATTCGTAATTATCATCTACCCTAACGATAAGTCGGCTggcgccccatacacattagaccataggCTGATCCCGTTGATATCAGCCAGTTCAGTTGATATTAGTCAATATGTATgggggccttaggcgggctttacacgttgcgacatcgctagcaattgctaacgatgtcctgcgcgatagcacccgcccccgtcgcacatgcgatatgtggtgattgctgccgtagcgaacattatcgctacggcagcttcacatacacatACCTagtctgcgacatcgctgtgactgccgaacaatccctccttcaagggggaggtgcgttcggcgtcaccgcaacgtcactaattggccggccaatagaagcggaggggcggagatgagcgggacataacatcccgcctaccttttcccttctgaattgccggcgggacgcaggtaaggagatgtttgttgctcttgCGGGtttacacaaagcgatgtgtggagctgcaggaacgacaaacaacatagtacctgcggtcgaaccgacattatggaaatgaacgacgttacacagatcagcgatattgtatgcttctgtgctcgttcatagtcacacctaggatttacacgttgtgatgtcgctaccagcgccggatgtgtgtcactaacgatgtgaccccgatgatatatcggtagcgatgtcgcaacgtgtaaagccccccttaaccTCCAGGCGATAACATTTTGTCCTACTTTGCGGACATCTACAATATGAGGGTATGCTGAtacgtctttggctttacccagaaagaaacaagataggatgaagaaactttacatttattccacatactctccactgatgtcaacacacttcttacatcggtattccaagttcaaaaagaaggatttcagttgtgtctcaaaccaggcatccgtagcagccatggcatcagaaatggtgttaaATTTGGTACCCTTGTGGTGTTTCTTCAGGTCTGGAAACAGACGATAGTCGGAGGTAGCTGGatctggtgaataagatgggtggtcaaccagctggaagcccagctctgccagttttgccatggttgcttgtgcagtgtgagtggaggcattgactTGCAGGAACAAAATCACTTTGGACAGCTTGTCATGCCTTTTGgccttccttatcccagaacacagacgccatcaccttagtggctggttcttgcaccctgaacgtctttggatgaggagaaccactgtgcctccactcttttgactactcCTTGTTCAGGGTCATACAAAGAAATCCAGGTCTCATTTAtaatgaccagtcgatccaggaagttcttatcagtttgGAACCGCTGACAGATGGATTGGGAAGTTTTTATTTGCTTGCTTATCTGAGCTGTTGTCAAGCATTTGGGGACCcagtttgcagatagcttcctcatgtccaaatgttcatggaaaatgacacaaacacgttcacgggaaatccccatgatgtctgctattgctttaggttaaatttgttgattctccagtatgaggttgtgcacagcatcgacgatctccgtaaCAATAACCACTctgggtcgtccaggacgttcctcatcatgggtgctgaagtggcccgttttaaatttggcaatccaGGTCTTAATTGTGGAATTTGGGGGGGAAttaatcccccaatgtctgcgacatatcaccatgaatatccttcgcggactttccttgcaaaaacaagaattttatcacttcaatgctctcagttgctgtgaatatcgcattagacgcctccatttttttttcccgcatgcgtagaacacatTTGCCAGAAGCAACAATCACCTAATTTTGAAATCATATTTTagccacataaggctttcatgtgatgtaacattcgttaccatacaaacaaaaaagatcacaaagccaaagacttagcagcagcccctcgtacaggtGCTATGCGGTTGTCACTTTTGCATTACCTTATTATAAACAGATGGTAAAACTGTCATATGTAAACATATTCTACCTATACCAAATATAGCTGTACACATTACAGTAAAACTGTCACAATTGTAACAAAGatatttaggccaagttcacatttgTATTTTTCTGTTCTGTAATAGAAACTAAATAACGATATAGCAGTGCTGGCTCCATCAAATACAACACCAGCGGTGCCTAAGTAACCACAGAGACATTATTGGGGCCCAGGGGTGTAACGATCGTGGCCGCAGCAATCGCGATTGCGACCAAACCTGGGGGTACAGGGAGCCTGCTGGCCTCagtccctgcttcagctggatgtacgtCCGAGGGCATGCATCCGGCTGAAATAAATTTTGCACAGAGACCCGTTGGCTCTCTGCACTGCTATGTGCTGGCCACCAATTAAAgttttgaatattcactgctccccctgcCCATAATCCAGGGCATGGAAGCAGAGACTATGCCGACACACAACAACTGTCTACTCTGTAAGTGGGCGCGCCgcgcatgacagtgacgtcatgtTCTGCTccgcttacacgctggtcagttaCGTCATGCCATGATCAGAGGAGGACACTGGAG
Protein-coding sequences here:
- the TMEM229A gene encoding transmembrane protein 229A, with translation MGRNQGGWRRQVVRARVKAPAVASSQPLPLWMRLYFYGMHGLTLDVLSSCIRRFPHRQDYQLLGFSSPYRCLLHALAHLALEKIYLQRKSFPDNALAFHFVFYPSVFVGLQILLRRTLLQCCPQERALSAAQLGLQYALAIYFSQVFLRSFLRLQYWEGQGGEWGAAAHRLPLALRFLFFGMHGFMDEVFFTSAFNLLEKPGCPVSGHTSLWSFFMYGSCSLIVEKLFFYLCYGRGWGAWRRLPVYILFVYTWEFSWGLGLRTCNACSWDYSHYPLNFMGLVTLMYLPGWIFLSFYQDLLSKVLLRIRYV